The Mastomys coucha isolate ucsf_1 unplaced genomic scaffold, UCSF_Mcou_1 pScaffold13, whole genome shotgun sequence genome has a window encoding:
- the Znf521 gene encoding zinc finger protein 521 isoform X3, which produces MQVHERNKDGPQSGSRMEDWKMKDTQKCSQCEEGFDFPEDLQKHIAECHPECSPNEDRAALQCMYCHELFVEETSLMNHIEQVHGGEKKNSCSICSESFLTVEELYSHMDSHQQPESCNHSNSPSLVTVGYTSVSSTTPDSNLSVDSSTMVEAAPPIPKSRGRKRAAQQTSDMTGPSSKQAKVTYSCIYCNKQLFSSLAVLQIHLKTMHLDKPEQAHICQYCLEVLPSLYNLNEHLKQVHEAQDPGLIVSAMPAIVYQCNFCSEVVNDLNTLQEHIRCSHGFANPAAKDSNAFFCPHCYMGFLTDSSLEEHIRQVHCDLSGSRFGSPVLGTPKEPVVEVYSCSYCTNSPIFNSVLKLNKHIKENHKNIPLALNYIHNGKKSRALSPLSPVAIEQTSLKMMQTVGGGPARAAGEYICNQCGAKYTSLDSFQTHLKTHLDTVLPKLTCPQCNKEFPNQESLLKHVTIHFMITSTYYICESCDKQFTSVDDLQKHLLDMHTFVFFRCTLCQEVFDSKVSIQLHLAVKHSNEKKVYRCTSCNWDFRNETDLQLHVKHNHLENQGKVHKCIFCGESFGTEVELQCHITTHSKKYNCRFCSKAFHAVILLEKHLREKHCVFETKTPNCGTNGASEQAQKEEAELQTLLVNSQESHNSHDGSEEDVDSSEPMYGCDICGAAYTMETLLQNHQLRDHNIRPGESAIVKKKAELIKGNYKCNVCSRTFFSENGLREHMQTHLGPVKHYMCPICGERFPSLLTLTEHKVTHSKSLDTGNCRICKMPLQSEEEFLEHCQMHPDLRNSLTGFRCVVCMQTVTSTLELKIHGTFHMQKTGNGSSVQATGRGQHVQKLYKCASCLKEFRSKQDLVKLDINGLPYGLCAGCVNLSKSSSPGLSLPPGASRPGLGQNESLSAMEGKGKAGGLKTRCSSCNVKFESESELQNHIQTVHRELVPDANSTQLKTPQVSPMPRISPSQSDEKKTYQCIKCQMVFYNEWDIQVHVANHMIDEGLNHECKLCSQTFDSPAKLQCHLIEHSFEGMGGTFKCPVCFTVFVQANKLQQHIFSAHGQEDKIYDCTQCPQKFFFQTELQNHTMTQHSS; this is translated from the exons ATGCAGGTTCATGAGCGGAACAAGGACGGCCCCCAGTCTGGCTCCAGGATGGAGGACTGGAAGATGAAGGACACTCAGAAGTGCAGCCAGTGTGAGGAAGGCTTCGACTTCCCGGAAGACCTCCAGAAGCACATTGCAGAGTGCCACCCCGAGTGTTCCCCAAACGAGGACCGAGCAGCCCTCCAGTGTATGTACTGCCACGAGCTGTTTGTGGAGGAGACCTCTCTCATGAACCACATAGAGCAGGTGCACGGGGGTGAGAAGAAGAACTCGTGTAGCATCTGCTCAGAGAGCTTCCTCACTGTCGAGGAGCTTTATAGCCACATGGACAGCCACCAGCAGCCGGAGTCCTGCAACCACAGCAACAGCCCTTCCCTGGTCACGGTGGGATACACCTCTGTGTCCAGCACGACTCCAGATTCGAACCTCTCAGTGGACAGCTCCACCATGGTGGAGGCTGCACCACCAATTCCCAAGAGCCGCGGGAGGAAGCGAGCTGCTCAGCAGACCTCCGATATGACTGGCCCCTCTAGTAAACAGGCGAAAGTCACCTACAGCTGTATTTACTGCAACAAGCAGTTATTTTCGAGTCTTGCGGTTCTGCAGATTCACTTGAAAACTATGCATTTAGATAAGCCTGAGCAGGCTCATATCTGTCAGTATTGCTTGGAGGTCTTGCCCTCACTCTATAACCTAAATGAACATCTTAAACAAGTGCACGAAGCTCAGGACCCGGGCCTGATTGTTTCGGCCATGCCTGCCATTGTTTACCAGTGCAACTTCTGTTCCGAAGTTGTCAATGACCTCAACACCCTTCAGGAGCACATCCGATGTTCTCACGGGTTTGCCAATCCCGCAGCCAAGGACAGCAATGCGTTCTTTTGTCCCCATTGTTACATGGGATTTCTCACTGACTCTTCTCTTGAAGAGCATATAAGACAGGTCCACTGTGACCTCAGTGGCTCCCGGTTTGGGTCTCCTGTGCTCGGGACTCCAAAAGAACCAGTAGTTGAAGTCTACTCCTGTTCCTATTGTACAAATTCGCCAATATTCAACAGTGTTCTTAAACTGAATAAGCATATTAAAGAGAATCATAAAAACATTCCCTTGGCCCTGAATTATATTCACAACGGGAAGAAATCCCGGGCCTTGAGCCCTTTGTCTCCCGTGGCAATAGAACAGACATCTCTTAAGATGATGCAGACAGTGGGAGGTGGCCCTGCCCGTGCTGCTGGAGAATATATCTGTAATCAGTGTGGTGCTAAGTACACGTCCCTAGACAGCTTTCAGACTCACCTCAAAACCCATTTGGACACCGTGCTGCCGAAACTGACCTGCCCTCAGTGTAACAAAGAATTCCCCAATCAAGAGTCCTTGCTAAAGCACGTGACCATCCATTTTATGATCACCTCAACCTACTACATCTGTGAGAGCTGTGACAAGCAGTTCACCTCTGTGGATGACCTCCAGAAGCACCTGCTGGACATGCATACCTTTGTCTTCTTCCGCTGCACCCTCTGCCAGGAAGTATTCGACTCGAAGGTCTCTATCCAGCTGCACTTGGCGGTGAAGCACAGTAACGAGAAGAAGGTGTACCGCTGCACCTCCTGCAACTGGGACTTCCGCAACGAGACTGACCTGCAGCTGCACGTGAAGCACAACCACTTGGAGAACCAAGGCAAGGTGCACAAGTGCATCTTCTGCGGCGAGTCATTCGGCACCGAGGTAGAGCTGCAGTGCCACATCACCACACACAGCAAGAAGTACAACTGCAGGTTCTGCAGCAAGGCCTTCCATGCTGTCATCCTGCTGGAGAAGCACCTGCGGGAGAAGCACTGTGTGTTTGAAACCAAGACCCCCAACTGTGGCACGAATGGGGCCTCTGAGCAAGCGCAGAAGGAGGAGGCGGAGCTTCAGACCTTGCTAGTCAACAGCCAGGAGTCCCATAACAGCCATGATGGCAGTGAGGAGGACGTGGACAGCTCTGAGCCCATGTATGGCTGCGACATCTGTGGGGCTGCCTATACCATGGAGACTCTGCTGCAGAACCACCAGCTCCGGGACCACAACATCAGACCTGGAGAGAGCGCCATTGTGAAGAAGAAAGCGGAGCTCATTAAAGGGAATTACAAGTGCAACGTTTGCTCCAGAACCTTCTTCTCTGAAAACGGGCTCCGTGAACATATGCAGACCCACTTAGGCCCCGTCAAACACTACATGTGCCCCATCTGTGGAGAGCGCTTCCCTTCCCTGTTAACTCTCACGGAACACAAAGTCACACATAGCAAGAGCCTGGATACTGGAAACTGTCGTATTTGCAAGATGCCCCTGCAGAGTGAAGAGGAGTTTTTGGAGCACTGCCAGATGCACCCTGACCTGAGGAATTCCCTGACTGGGTTTCgctgtgtggtgtgcatgcagaCCGTAACCTCTACCTTGGAACTCAAAATCCACGGGACCTTCCACATGCAGAAGACGGGGAATGGGTCCTCCGTGCAGGCCACCGGGCGTGGCCAGCACGTTCAGAAACTGTATAAGTGCGCATCTTGCCTCAAAGAGTTCCGTTCCAAGCAAGATCTGGTGAAACTTGACATCAACGGCCTGCCATATGGTCTGTGTGCCGGCTGTGTGAATCTCAGTAAGAGCAGTAGCCCGGGCCTCAGTCTCCCTCCTGGCGCCAGCAGACCAGGATTGGGCCAGAATGAGAGTCTGAGCGCCATGGAAGGAAAAGGCAAGGCAGGGGGACTGAAGACGCGCTGTTCAAGCTGCAATGTCAAGTTTGAGTCTGAAAGCGAACTGCAGAACCACATCCAGACGGTGCACCGGGAGCTCGTGCCAGACGCCAACAGCACACAGTTGAAAACGCCCCAAGTGTCACCCATGCCCAGAATCAGTCCCTCCCAGTCAGATGAG AAGAAGACCTACCAGTGTATCAAGTGTCAGATGGTTTTCTACAACGAGTGGGACATCCAGGTTCATGTGGCAAATCACATGATTG